A genomic stretch from Bos mutus isolate GX-2022 chromosome 4, NWIPB_WYAK_1.1, whole genome shotgun sequence includes:
- the LRRC17 gene encoding leucine-rich repeat-containing protein 17, giving the protein MRVAIIVILLFFCKAAELRKASPGGARNRVNHGRAGGSRKSSNPVKRYAPGLACEVYTYLHEKYLDCQERKLVYVLPDWPQDLLHMLLARNKIRILKNSMFSKFKKLKSLDLQQNEISKIESEAFFGLNKLTTLLLQHNQIKVLTEEVFIYTPLLSYLRLYDNPWHCTCEMETLISMLQIPRNRNLGNYAKCESPQELKNKKLRQIKSEQLCNEEESEQLEPRPQLSGKPPVIKTEVDSTLCHNYVFPIQTLDCRRKELKKVPNNIPPDIVKLDLSHNKINQLRPKEFEDVHELKKLNLSSNGIQFIDPAAFLGLTHLEELDLSNNSLQNFDYGVLEDLYFLKLLWLRENPWRCDYNIHYLYYWLKHHYNVHYNGLECKMPEEYKGWFVGKYVRSYYEECPKDKLPAYPETFDQDMEDDEWEKIHKDHTAKKQSVRITIVG; this is encoded by the exons ATGCGGGTGGCGATCATCGTAATCCTACTTTTCTTTTGTAAAGCCGCTGAGCTCCGCAAGGCAAGCCCTGGGGGTGCAAGAAACCGAGTGAACCATGGCCGGGCTGGTGGAAGCCGGAAAAGCTCCAACCCGGTCAAACGCTATGCACCAGGCCTCGCCTGTGAGGTGTACACATACCTTCACGAAAAATACTTAGATTGTCAAGAAAGAAAACTCGTTTATGTGCTGCCCGACTGGCCTCAGGATTTGCTGCACATGCTGTTAGCAAGAAACAAAATCCGTATACTGAAGAACAGCATGTTTTCCaagtttaaaaagctgaaaagctTGGATCTACAACAGAATGAGATCTCCAAAATTGAGAGTGAGGCTTTCTTCGGTTTAAATAAACTCACCACTCTCTTACTGCAGCACAACCAGATCAAAGTCTTGACAGAGGAAGTGTTCATTTATACACCTCTCCTGAGCTATCTGCGTCTTTATGACAACCCTTGGCATTGTACTTGTGAGATGGAAACGCTTATTTCAATGCTGCAGATTCCAAGGAATCGGAATTTGGGGAACTATGCCAAGTGTGAAAGCCCacaagaactgaaaaataaaaaactgaggcAGATAAAATCTGAACAGTTATGTAATGAAGAAGAAAGTGAACAATTGGAGCCAAGACCCCAATTGTCAGGAAAACCCCCAGTCATCAAGACTGAGGTGGACTCTACTCTTTGTCACAACTATGTATTTCCCATACAGACACTGGACTGCAGAAGAAAAG agtTGAAGAAAGTTCCAAACAACATTCCTCCAGATATTGTTAAACTTGACTTGTCACACAATAAAATCAACCAACTTCGACCCAAGGAGTTTGAAGATGTTCATGAGTTAAAGAAATTAAACCTCAGCAGCAATGGCATTCAATTCATAGATCCTG CTGCTTTTTTAGGACTCACACATTTAGAAGAGTTAGATTTATCAAACAACAGTCTGCAAAACTTTGACTATGGTGTATTAGAAGACTTGTATTTTTTGAAACTCTTGTGGCTCAGAGAGAACCCTTGGAGATGTGATTACAACATCCACTACCTCTACTACTGGTTAAAGCATCACTACAACGTGCATTATAatggcctggaatgcaaaatgcCTGAAGAATACAAAGGGTGGTTTGTAGGAAAGTATGTTCGGAGTTACTATGAAGAATGCCCCAAAGACAAATTACCAGCATACCCTGAAACATTTGACCAGGATATGGAAGatgatgaatgggaaaaaatacataAGGATCATACAGCAAAGAAGCAAAGTGTAAGAATCACTATTGTGGGATAA